The Leptospira sp. WS39.C2 genome contains a region encoding:
- the bla gene encoding subclass B1 metallo-beta-lactamase, which yields MLRDRKIRFLLVVMFTFCFGYCQTTIVSPPASSDSDSNTIEWIKIKESVWIHKSFGSFDGKTYPSNGLVVLANKGVVVIDTPWTIAQTEELIQSIQSKFQKEILFLVVTHAHDDRMVGVPSFQKRNIPVYSTKQTAKIAKEKGYGVPSPILDIQTRLSAGNVSIEVFYPGHGHSPDNIVVWLPETHILFAGCLVKALEAGDLGNVKDADLLQWELSVKRVLSRYPDAEVVVPGHGNWGKLDLLRHTIRLLITPND from the coding sequence TTGCTACGAGATAGAAAAATTCGATTTCTTCTCGTAGTGATGTTTACATTCTGTTTTGGTTATTGCCAAACGACAATTGTCTCACCTCCAGCATCATCAGACTCAGACTCTAATACAATCGAATGGATCAAAATCAAAGAATCGGTTTGGATCCACAAAAGTTTTGGGAGTTTTGACGGAAAAACTTATCCTTCGAATGGACTTGTGGTTTTGGCAAATAAGGGTGTGGTTGTGATTGATACTCCTTGGACAATCGCACAAACAGAAGAACTCATCCAGTCCATCCAATCCAAATTCCAAAAAGAAATTTTATTTCTCGTCGTGACACATGCACATGACGACCGTATGGTGGGCGTTCCCTCATTTCAAAAACGGAATATTCCTGTATATAGTACAAAACAAACTGCCAAAATTGCAAAAGAAAAAGGATATGGCGTCCCAAGTCCAATCCTTGATATCCAAACGAGACTGAGCGCCGGAAATGTTTCAATCGAAGTATTTTACCCAGGTCACGGACATTCTCCTGACAATATCGTAGTTTGGTTGCCTGAAACCCATATCCTTTTTGCAGGTTGCCTTGTGAAGGCGCTCGAAGCAGGTGATTTGGGTAATGTAAAAGATGCCGATCTTTTGCAGTGGGAGTTGTCAGTGAAACGAGTGTTAAGTCGATACCCGGATGCGGAAGTTGTGGTACCTGGCCATGGAAATTGGGGGAAACTCGATTTACTCCGCCATACAATTCGGTTACTTATTACGCCGAACGACTAA
- the rktP gene encoding Arg-Lys translocation region protein phosphatase RktP encodes MSYRVKLPILLGTISFLFFFIHFLFAEFTFTHWQNPKGENTLNFNLVGIYSSFLLALCISFIVYYFLGFLYQYILHIIFHIQDSENQIPKDIRNLNRNSDEYKIYKSVMFTLLQGEEGLGDEQFENKFDWKTIQASSVNKQIPDIKIPNILGFDVAVFPSMMRYAGADYIRIVRAKDGLFGIIAGHMEPGILESSEKVFIHGIVSSFGDGLFSTEELLEKLKFALHQFTFLKLKLSTFVIQNKDDKMSFLHYMDMPIFQFSDHGIQVIEGSGDDHWYPNHKHPISMADGIEIGDYLVWASDRTLTQFGLTSFEIMEEFVDYLLDLRPSSARQMLLAIAKKMSALGKERNLTNPMEKLSILVVRRNK; translated from the coding sequence ATGAGTTACCGAGTCAAACTACCCATCCTTCTTGGGACAATTAGTTTTTTATTCTTCTTCATACACTTTTTATTTGCTGAGTTTACTTTTACCCATTGGCAAAACCCAAAAGGTGAAAACACACTTAATTTCAATTTGGTTGGAATTTATAGTTCTTTTCTTTTGGCATTGTGTATTAGTTTTATCGTATATTATTTTCTTGGATTTTTGTACCAATACATACTCCATATCATTTTTCATATCCAAGATAGTGAAAACCAAATCCCCAAAGACATACGAAATCTAAACCGAAATTCCGATGAATATAAAATTTATAAATCGGTAATGTTTACCTTATTACAAGGTGAAGAAGGACTTGGTGATGAACAATTTGAAAACAAATTTGATTGGAAAACCATCCAAGCATCATCAGTAAACAAACAAATCCCTGACATAAAAATTCCCAATATTCTTGGTTTTGACGTGGCAGTATTCCCATCAATGATGCGTTATGCGGGAGCCGATTACATTCGGATTGTTCGTGCAAAAGATGGACTTTTTGGAATCATAGCAGGCCACATGGAACCTGGAATTTTAGAATCTTCAGAAAAAGTATTTATCCATGGAATTGTATCTTCTTTTGGTGATGGGCTTTTTTCAACGGAAGAATTACTCGAAAAACTAAAGTTTGCCCTTCACCAATTTACATTCCTGAAATTAAAACTCTCTACCTTTGTGATCCAAAATAAAGACGATAAAATGTCATTTTTACACTACATGGACATGCCCATCTTCCAATTTTCCGACCATGGCATCCAAGTCATTGAAGGAAGTGGTGATGACCATTGGTATCCTAATCATAAACATCCAATATCTATGGCCGATGGAATTGAAATTGGAGATTATTTGGTTTGGGCAAGTGATAGAACACTCACCCAGTTTGGACTTACATCCTTTGAAATCATGGAAGAATTTGTGGATTATTTACTTGATCTAAGGCCAAGTTCCGCAAGACAGATGTTACTTGCTATAGCCAAAAAGATGAGTGCATTGGGAAAAGAACGGAACCTCACAAATCCAATGGAAAAGTTATCCATTTTAGTCGTTCGGCGTAATAAGTAA
- the tatC gene encoding twin-arginine translocase subunit TatC produces MAEKKRIALPLPEDSETREKYMTLGDHLEELRQRLIYSILVVSVFMIGTLYFGSEIHSFLIQPYKSVLGPDAHFFQIQLMAPFLIYLKTSFILSVLVSLPFLLYIVWGFIAPAVDTRTEKWGKFIILFSTLLFWSGLALCWFTVFENFLRVFLVVLRPDGVDPYLPIDEYYDLFFNLHLVFGASFQLPIVLILLGRIGILSSRFLISRWREAVLIIAVVSAVLSPGPDVFSMLMLLLPLSFLFFLSAILMRVLEATDSK; encoded by the coding sequence TTGGCTGAAAAAAAAAGAATAGCACTGCCATTGCCGGAAGATTCCGAAACCAGGGAAAAATATATGACCCTGGGGGACCATTTAGAAGAACTCCGGCAAAGACTCATATATTCGATCTTAGTGGTTTCTGTTTTTATGATTGGGACCTTGTATTTTGGTAGTGAGATCCACAGTTTTCTCATCCAACCTTACAAATCGGTCCTTGGTCCAGATGCTCATTTTTTTCAGATCCAACTGATGGCTCCGTTTCTCATTTATTTAAAAACGTCGTTTATTTTATCAGTATTAGTTTCCCTTCCATTTTTACTTTATATAGTATGGGGTTTCATTGCACCTGCAGTTGATACAAGGACTGAAAAATGGGGCAAATTCATTATCTTATTTTCAACATTACTCTTTTGGTCAGGACTTGCACTTTGTTGGTTTACTGTTTTTGAAAACTTCTTAAGAGTTTTCCTAGTGGTCCTAAGACCTGATGGAGTGGATCCTTATTTACCTATCGATGAGTATTATGATCTATTTTTTAACTTACATTTAGTATTTGGCGCTTCGTTCCAACTTCCAATCGTTCTCATATTACTTGGACGGATTGGAATCTTATCTTCTAGGTTTCTTATCTCTCGTTGGCGAGAAGCAGTGCTCATCATTGCAGTTGTGTCTGCAGTATTATCACCAGGGCCTGATGTATTTTCAATGCTTATGTTACTTTTACCGCTCAGTTTTTTGTTCTTTTTATCTGCGATTCTCATGAGAGTTTTGGAAGCGACTGATTCAAAATGA
- a CDS encoding twin-arginine translocase TatA/TatE family subunit — protein sequence MPSNPFSFQAPIAFFNLGPWEIALIVFLALLFFGGKRLPSLAKDLGSGIKEFRKSLTGQDEEPTQTSFPVEEPKQSPSKSTKKKKA from the coding sequence ATGCCATCCAATCCGTTTTCTTTTCAAGCACCTATTGCTTTTTTTAATTTGGGACCATGGGAAATTGCACTCATCGTTTTTTTAGCCTTACTTTTTTTTGGTGGAAAACGATTGCCAAGCCTTGCCAAGGATTTGGGTTCCGGGATCAAAGAATTTAGAAAGTCTCTCACAGGACAAGACGAGGAACCTACTCAAACTAGTTTTCCTGTAGAAGAACCAAAACAATCTCCTTCCAAATCTACAAAAAAGAAAAAAGCATAA
- a CDS encoding PAS domain S-box protein produces the protein MQTNLEASGMIEFFKVLPNLFSGGVYLTDPKSGQILFSNDFFKDNLGCQKSGIECLESDLLAWVSEEDKVAFQDQILSPNKLIDRDQISGDFRFQMPNETLVRWFQFEKRKVNIPKMDSSLQIVFVRDVTNEKTNEINIVEQIQFFLGLFENASVGMALQDWEGGYFRINPRFTEITGYSFQNLTDLNIKRIKGETITEEEMEYFSFFKEGVEESRLTRKDGRRINVYRRISAFRNSQGKPDFYYVFLDDVTEKKQFESYQLHSQKMETIGSLATNIAHDLNNYLQPIHVFSQLGKEQIISGKFDQNQTLDYLEKIRMGADNARSMIHRIIHYSKTKNEHSVSKIDISSVVESTIPLLVAGLPKNVEAQFDFYKSPLFTKVDAVQFSKILCELTSGGILVWDDRKRGLVQIQTNPSDDVRLLVSLEFSGLSLPSLSELNTLDLINFSDEDFQWTGIHLINRYVKNWGGEFYLDKPDPMTLKVFLYLPLEESLPVSNPFPFNTSPKPKDVWSEISKKNIWIVEDDEAASEAISFVLSQKQIKPKLFFTSTSAIQHLKEEKPDFILSDYRLKEMSGLVLIRKIKQTYPNVSAVLYTGNMDGLDAEELSKEGILVRSKPISVDELYESILLSFGFL, from the coding sequence ATGCAAACGAATCTAGAAGCAAGCGGAATGATAGAATTCTTTAAGGTCTTGCCAAACCTATTTTCTGGTGGAGTTTATCTCACCGATCCAAAATCTGGCCAAATTTTATTTTCAAATGACTTTTTTAAAGATAACCTAGGTTGCCAGAAATCAGGTATAGAATGTTTAGAATCGGATTTACTTGCTTGGGTTTCCGAAGAAGACAAAGTTGCGTTTCAAGATCAAATTTTATCTCCAAACAAATTAATCGACAGAGACCAAATCTCTGGAGATTTCCGATTCCAAATGCCAAACGAAACGCTCGTTCGGTGGTTTCAATTTGAAAAACGGAAAGTGAACATCCCAAAAATGGATTCTTCATTACAAATCGTATTTGTGAGAGATGTAACAAACGAAAAAACAAACGAAATTAATATCGTTGAACAAATCCAATTTTTTCTTGGGTTATTTGAAAATGCATCTGTTGGAATGGCATTACAAGATTGGGAAGGTGGATACTTTCGAATCAATCCAAGATTTACAGAAATCACAGGTTATAGTTTCCAAAATCTAACAGACCTTAATATCAAACGGATCAAAGGTGAAACAATTACTGAAGAAGAGATGGAATACTTTAGTTTCTTCAAAGAGGGGGTGGAGGAATCTCGCCTCACTCGAAAAGATGGGAGACGAATCAATGTGTATCGACGAATTAGTGCATTTCGTAACTCACAAGGGAAACCAGATTTTTATTATGTGTTTTTAGATGATGTTACAGAAAAAAAACAATTTGAGTCTTACCAGTTGCACTCGCAAAAAATGGAAACAATTGGAAGTCTTGCCACGAATATCGCACATGACTTAAACAATTATTTACAACCCATCCATGTTTTTTCGCAACTCGGAAAAGAACAAATTATCTCTGGTAAATTTGACCAAAACCAAACCTTGGATTATTTGGAAAAAATCAGAATGGGTGCCGATAATGCTCGTTCGATGATACATCGCATCATCCATTATTCTAAAACAAAAAATGAACATTCTGTTTCGAAAATTGATATATCTTCGGTTGTTGAATCAACAATCCCACTATTAGTTGCTGGTTTACCCAAAAACGTAGAGGCACAATTTGATTTTTATAAATCACCATTGTTTACGAAGGTTGATGCCGTTCAATTTTCTAAGATTCTATGTGAACTCACTTCTGGTGGAATTTTGGTATGGGATGATCGCAAACGTGGCCTTGTACAAATCCAAACCAATCCTTCGGATGACGTAAGATTACTTGTGTCATTGGAATTTTCAGGTTTGTCTTTGCCCAGTTTATCAGAGCTTAACACTCTCGATTTAATCAATTTTAGTGATGAAGACTTCCAATGGACAGGGATCCATTTGATCAACCGTTATGTGAAGAATTGGGGAGGTGAATTTTATTTGGACAAACCAGATCCAATGACCTTGAAGGTTTTTCTGTATTTGCCATTGGAAGAGTCCTTACCGGTTTCAAATCCTTTTCCCTTCAATACCTCTCCAAAACCAAAGGATGTTTGGTCTGAAATTTCGAAAAAAAATATATGGATTGTGGAAGATGATGAAGCCGCAAGCGAAGCCATTAGTTTTGTATTATCACAAAAACAAATCAAACCAAAATTGTTTTTTACTTCAACATCTGCCATCCAACATTTGAAGGAAGAAAAACCTGATTTTATTTTATCGGATTATCGTTTGAAAGAAATGAGTGGTCTAGTATTGATTCGTAAAATCAAACAAACCTATCCGAATGTATCTGCTGTTTTGTATACGGGAAATATGGATGGGTTAGATGCGGAAGAACTTTCTAAAGAAGGGATATTGGTTCGGTCAAAACCAATATCCGTAGATGAATTGTATGAATCGATATTGTTATCGTTTGGATTTCTTTGA
- a CDS encoding alpha/beta hydrolase yields MRLIIKWVTAVTLILSSFLLSTYNWSTGEYNYDSTRKFENFDAFYQNELEISKKENVRPNNEEYLVRVSEEPTPIAILYLHGFGASRGEGEDVTNKLSEYFGANTYYVRLPGHGTNIEDHLNTPFQKYLQDAEDSLVYAKELGHKTVVIGTSMGGNIATYLAAKHPELIDSLILASPFYDFDDPTAHIFRFHWGKSFIDAIKGEIRVSKTDPKDESAKYWYLDQYYGAIRNILELKRFMDKENPYPKVSTPTLLMYYYKSEREHDFVASINAMLAVYNQIQSGANANPKNRLLKIEDGAHVLLSKYVKTDKALIEKEMIQFIKDTTGAEEAKKSKKSKR; encoded by the coding sequence ATGAGATTAATAATCAAATGGGTGACAGCAGTCACTCTCATTCTATCTTCCTTTCTCCTATCCACTTACAACTGGTCTACCGGTGAATACAATTATGATTCCACTCGTAAATTCGAAAATTTCGATGCCTTTTACCAGAACGAATTAGAAATCAGTAAAAAGGAAAATGTTAGGCCAAACAATGAAGAGTATTTAGTCAGAGTTTCCGAAGAACCGACACCAATTGCAATTTTATACCTCCATGGATTTGGAGCCAGCCGAGGTGAAGGAGAGGATGTCACAAACAAACTGAGTGAATACTTTGGTGCAAATACTTATTATGTTCGTTTGCCTGGTCACGGAACCAATATTGAAGACCACCTCAATACTCCATTCCAAAAATACTTACAAGATGCTGAAGATAGTTTGGTGTATGCAAAAGAATTAGGACACAAAACGGTTGTTATCGGGACTAGTATGGGTGGGAACATTGCAACATACCTTGCCGCAAAACATCCCGAACTAATTGATAGTTTGATTTTGGCATCTCCGTTTTATGATTTTGATGATCCCACTGCGCATATTTTTCGTTTCCACTGGGGTAAATCATTTATTGATGCAATCAAAGGGGAAATTCGAGTTTCTAAAACGGATCCGAAAGATGAATCCGCAAAGTATTGGTATTTGGACCAGTACTATGGTGCCATTAGAAACATATTAGAATTAAAACGATTTATGGACAAAGAAAATCCATATCCAAAGGTGAGTACACCTACTCTTCTTATGTATTACTACAAATCAGAAAGAGAACATGACTTTGTTGCATCAATCAATGCAATGTTAGCTGTATACAATCAAATCCAATCGGGAGCAAATGCAAATCCGAAGAATCGATTGTTAAAAATTGAAGATGGTGCTCACGTCCTGCTTTCCAAATACGTAAAAACGGACAAGGCCTTGATTGAAAAAGAAATGATCCAATTTATCAAAGATACAACTGGAGCCGAGGAAGCCAAAAAATCAAAGAAATCCAAACGATAA
- a CDS encoding copper chaperone PCu(A)C, whose amino-acid sequence MPVPDGAKTSAVYGEIQNPKEMENSILAVTSNQYKIVEFHTMTTDNEGIMRMRKREFPINLHPKETIKLERNGTHLMLYDREMKEGNLEIQIHFSDGFVMKQIVEKKSL is encoded by the coding sequence TTGCCAGTACCAGATGGTGCGAAAACTTCTGCTGTGTATGGTGAAATCCAAAATCCGAAAGAAATGGAAAACTCGATACTTGCGGTAACTAGTAACCAATACAAAATAGTAGAATTCCATACAATGACAACGGACAATGAAGGGATCATGCGGATGCGAAAAAGGGAATTTCCCATAAATTTACATCCAAAAGAAACGATCAAGTTGGAACGAAATGGCACCCATTTAATGTTATATGATAGAGAAATGAAAGAAGGTAATTTAGAGATACAAATTCATTTCTCAGATGGATTTGTTATGAAACAGATTGTGGAGAAAAAATCATTATGA
- a CDS encoding SCO family protein, whose amino-acid sequence MKQLFSLSPSILFLCLFLHCGSALELTELPIGGNIQATDKSGTKVDLKNFSEPVLLVFFGYTYCPDFCPNTLAKIKSATENFSELEKKNFRVIFVTIDPEKDSSETATKYVQFYIPNASGFSFDLGTTNQIVKQYAAYVEKTKDGLSFDHSTYIYVLDSQRKTRKLIKSTDGKEVISKTIQLLSRDSVQSK is encoded by the coding sequence ATGAAACAATTATTTAGTTTATCACCGTCTATATTGTTTTTGTGTCTCTTTTTACATTGTGGTTCGGCTCTTGAGCTCACCGAACTTCCTATTGGTGGGAATATTCAGGCCACTGATAAATCAGGAACCAAAGTAGATTTAAAAAATTTCTCTGAACCAGTGTTGCTTGTTTTTTTCGGTTATACCTATTGCCCTGATTTTTGTCCGAATACACTTGCAAAAATTAAATCGGCAACTGAAAATTTTTCAGAACTAGAGAAGAAAAATTTCCGAGTCATTTTTGTAACCATTGATCCAGAAAAGGACTCATCAGAAACAGCCACTAAGTATGTACAGTTTTATATCCCAAATGCATCTGGTTTTAGTTTTGATTTGGGTACAACAAACCAAATTGTAAAACAATATGCTGCTTATGTGGAAAAAACAAAAGATGGATTATCATTTGATCATTCCACATATATTTATGTTTTGGATTCTCAAAGGAAAACTCGAAAACTCATCAAGTCAACCGATGGAAAAGAAGTGATATCTAAAACCATACAATTGCTAAGCCGCGATTCCGTTCAATCGAAGTAA
- a CDS encoding M3 family metallopeptidase translates to MFPEFQSDNLLQKEATILEKMESNKTFLNTLLGQNSLTFQNFLKPYQRIQTELGDLVTEVSHLNSVKNSEESQTIYSRLLPKLSEYYTDLGQNETIFAALLKIQSSEKSLNSEQTKVLENEIRDFRLSGVGLPDKTKEELKNIRIKLSDLTNQFSQNVLNATNAFSLNLNEEDVRGIPESDKNSAKQPDGSYKFTLHFPSYIAYMTYGENRKIRKELYDAYCTRAPENGKLIEEILALRDKEAKLLGFQTYAHLSLATKVANTPEEVISFLDHLAEKAKPIANKEYTAIKAFAKTLGEEQIEPWDLTYYSEKFKKESFSYDEEIYRPYLEKETVIQGTFQFLEQLLGVKFKEVKTDVWEPSVLCYDLIVEGETRSRLYLDLEVRSEKKGGAWMHNWKPHFQDENGKTELPIAFVVASFPKATETQPSLLRPSDVVTLFHELGHALHHLLSKVNEAFVSGVNGVEWDAVEFPSQFLENFVYEPKVLQLFAKHYQTKEPIPNSYIDTMVKAKNFMSAMGVVRQLEFAKFDMLVHKEKPTEEQIQEILNQVRKEIAVVTPPTYNKFQNSFTHIFAGGYAAGYYSYKWAELLSANAFYSFVDKGVFDLEHASHFRKTVLEKGGSANAMNLFREFYGKDPDIDALLRLNGIAA, encoded by the coding sequence ATGTTTCCAGAATTTCAATCAGACAATCTATTACAAAAAGAAGCGACCATTTTAGAAAAAATGGAGTCAAACAAAACCTTCCTAAACACTCTCCTCGGTCAAAATTCGTTAACGTTTCAAAATTTTTTAAAACCTTACCAAAGGATCCAAACCGAACTCGGAGATCTCGTAACAGAAGTTTCCCACCTTAACTCAGTAAAAAATAGTGAAGAAAGCCAAACAATCTATAGCCGACTCTTACCAAAACTTAGCGAATATTATACTGATCTTGGACAAAACGAAACAATTTTTGCTGCCCTTTTAAAAATCCAATCTTCCGAAAAATCTTTAAACTCTGAACAAACAAAAGTTTTAGAAAATGAAATTAGAGATTTCCGTTTGTCAGGTGTGGGACTTCCAGACAAAACCAAAGAAGAATTAAAAAACATTCGCATCAAACTATCCGATCTTACCAATCAATTTTCCCAAAATGTCCTTAACGCTACAAATGCTTTTTCTCTAAACCTTAATGAGGAAGATGTTCGTGGAATACCAGAAAGTGATAAAAATTCTGCAAAACAACCTGATGGTTCTTATAAGTTCACTTTGCATTTCCCATCTTACATTGCTTATATGACCTATGGCGAAAATAGAAAAATTAGAAAAGAATTGTACGATGCATATTGCACAAGAGCTCCCGAAAATGGAAAACTCATTGAAGAAATTTTAGCCTTACGTGACAAAGAAGCAAAACTACTCGGCTTTCAAACCTATGCCCATTTGAGTTTGGCAACAAAAGTAGCAAACACACCAGAAGAAGTAATCTCTTTTCTCGACCACCTAGCAGAAAAAGCAAAACCAATTGCAAATAAAGAATACACTGCGATCAAAGCTTTTGCAAAAACATTAGGTGAGGAACAAATTGAACCTTGGGACTTAACATACTATTCAGAAAAATTTAAAAAAGAATCCTTCTCTTATGATGAAGAAATCTATCGTCCTTATTTGGAAAAAGAAACTGTCATCCAAGGTACATTCCAATTTTTAGAACAACTGCTTGGGGTGAAGTTTAAGGAAGTAAAAACCGATGTATGGGAACCATCTGTTCTTTGTTATGATCTCATCGTCGAAGGAGAAACACGTTCCCGCTTGTATTTGGATTTGGAAGTGCGCAGCGAAAAAAAAGGTGGGGCTTGGATGCATAATTGGAAACCCCATTTCCAAGATGAAAACGGAAAAACAGAGCTTCCTATCGCATTTGTTGTTGCCAGTTTTCCAAAAGCAACTGAAACCCAACCCAGTTTGTTACGACCAAGTGATGTTGTAACACTCTTTCATGAATTAGGCCATGCCCTCCACCATCTACTATCCAAAGTCAATGAAGCCTTTGTGAGTGGAGTGAATGGTGTGGAATGGGATGCAGTTGAGTTCCCATCACAATTTTTAGAAAACTTTGTGTATGAACCAAAAGTTTTACAACTTTTTGCAAAACACTACCAAACTAAAGAACCAATCCCCAATTCTTATATTGATACCATGGTCAAAGCAAAAAACTTTATGTCTGCTATGGGTGTTGTGAGACAATTAGAATTTGCTAAATTTGATATGTTGGTTCACAAAGAAAAACCGACGGAAGAACAAATTCAAGAAATCCTAAACCAAGTGAGAAAGGAAATCGCAGTTGTCACACCTCCAACATACAACAAATTCCAAAACTCATTCACACATATCTTTGCAGGTGGCTATGCGGCTGGATATTATTCGTATAAATGGGCAGAACTTTTGTCAGCAAATGCATTTTATTCCTTTGTCGACAAAGGAGTTTTTGACTTAGAACATGCTTCCCATTTCAGAAAGACTGTATTGGAAAAAGGTGGTTCTGCCAATGCCATGAATCTTTTCCGTGAATTTTACGGCAAAGACCCTGACATTGATGCTTTACTTCGATTGAACGGAATCGCGGCTTAG